The genomic DNA CAAGGCAAAAAAGGATTTGTCTATGACGACTCCCCAAAGCTTACGAATGAAACTCTGCAAAAAGCTATTTGTTCTATAGGGGACTACTCTTCTACGATTTTTAGCTTTCCGCTTACTACACTTAAGCCTTGCATGCTATTTTACCCATCTGATATTATGGGAGATGATTTTGAAAAAGAGAATATAAACGGCAAGATGCTAAGTTTTGCAGATGAAAACTTGCATATTATTTCTAGGAGTGTTGATGAATTAGTAAATCATATAGAAAATTTAAATTTAAAAGAGTGGAACGATAAAATACTTAAATATAGAAATGAAGAAATATATAATCTTGGAAACTCAAGTCAGGTTATTTCAGATCTAATTATGCAAAAAGCTAAATAGATAAAAAAGATATTAGGACGTTAAGCTCGATTAATTCTGAGCTTAACATAAATGTTACTTATAATATTACTTCTTAGGAGCAGTCATATCTTCAGGTTTTACCCACTCATCAAACTGAGCAGCTGTTAGAAGACCTAAATTTATAGCTTCTTCTTTTAAAGTCGTACCGTGCTTATGAGCAGTTTTTGCTATTTTTGCCGCATTTTCATATCCGATATGCGGATTTAGCGCAGTTACTAGCATAAGGCTTTCATGAAGAAGTTTATCTATTTTGGCTTCATTTGCAGTGATTCCTAAAGCGCAATGATCGTTGAAGCTAACCATAGCGTCGCTTAAAAGACGAATACTCTCAAGCAAGTTATGAGTAAGTACAGGTTTAAATACGTTTAGCTCAAAGTTACCTTGAGACGCAGCCATCGCAACGCTTACGTGATTTCCTGCTACTTGGACGGCTACCATGGTTACGGCTTCGCATTGAGTAGGATTTACTTTACCTGGCATGATAGAGCTTCCGGGTTCGTTTTCAGGGATATTTATCTCACCGATACCGCATCTTGGACCGCTTGCTAACCAACGAACGTCATTTGCTATTTTCATTAAATTTGATGCAAGTCCGTTTAATGCACCGCTTAAGAAAACTTCTGCATCATGACTTGTTAAGCCGTGGAACTTGTTTGGATGAGATTTGAACTTAAACTCTGTTTTTGTTAAATCGTTCAAAACTTCGCTCACCATAGGACTAAAATCAGGATGAGAATTTAGACCCGTACCAACAGCAGTTCCGCCGATAGCAAGCTCTTCTAAAAACGGAAGAGTAGCTAAAACTTGAGCTTTGCTAGCTTTTAACATATGAGCATATCCACTAAACTCTTGACCTAAAGTTAAAGGAGTAGCGTCTTGTAAGTGAGTTCTACCGAT from Campylobacter fetus subsp. fetus includes the following:
- the fumC gene encoding class II fumarate hydratase — its product is MEYRIEKDTMGEIKVPNDKYWGAQTERSLENFKIGKGTMPSEVIEGFAYLKKACAIVNNKLGRLDDSKTKAIGEACDEILSGKLDGNFPLVVWQTGSGTQSNMNLNEVIANRSTELLGEDFRTKKLVHPNDDVNKGQSSNDTYPTAMRIAFVLELQKQLFPAIDKLLATLEAKSREFKNIVKIGRTHLQDATPLTLGQEFSGYAHMLKASKAQVLATLPFLEELAIGGTAVGTGLNSHPDFSPMVSEVLNDLTKTEFKFKSHPNKFHGLTSHDAEVFLSGALNGLASNLMKIANDVRWLASGPRCGIGEINIPENEPGSSIMPGKVNPTQCEAVTMVAVQVAGNHVSVAMAASQGNFELNVFKPVLTHNLLESIRLLSDAMVSFNDHCALGITANEAKIDKLLHESLMLVTALNPHIGYENAAKIAKTAHKHGTTLKEEAINLGLLTAAQFDEWVKPEDMTAPKK